A window of Panicum virgatum strain AP13 chromosome 8K, P.virgatum_v5, whole genome shotgun sequence contains these coding sequences:
- the LOC120645251 gene encoding probable glycerol-3-phosphate acyltransferase 3, with the protein MAKKKLLLLAHKLLSAMLSLLFHTVRKSSNKQQQTPISTSPAAPPPPDDGANSRHPPPVVHRGPLPPAQRASTLVVDVDAALLLRSGGGDGLFPYFMLVALEAGGFLRGFVLLLLYPLLLLIGLRSGAAAAVRAMAVVSFCGLRAGGRFRAGRAVLPKWLMEDLAAEAFDALRAAAGEGRAAVVVCVTAMPRVMVEGFLREYLGVEAVVVAPEMKVIWGFYTGLMEDAADHKVAAAAAEGKEVVGFAGSPDFLQHPLARCCKEIFLVSSDEKCRWRPLPRDKYPKPMVFHDGRLAFRPTAADTLAMFAWLPLGAALGAARLAVALAAPYRYSTPLLAATGMSWRLKGGRPALPVGGRGQLFVCNHRTLIDPVYVSVALDRQVRAVSYSLSRLSELISPIGRTVRLTRDRASDGAAMARLLDGGDLVVVCPEGTTCREPYLLRFSPLFAELSDDVVPVGIAVETSMFYATTAGGLKCFDPLYYMVNPRMCYTVQFLDKVDTSPARSGAAPSTDMANLVQRRMGDALGYGCTMLTRKDKYLMLAGNDGVVRSTDDKSAAAGGGAAATAGKKKDKSTEKEN; encoded by the exons ATGGCCAAGAagaagctcctcctcctcgcgcacAAGCTCCTCTCCGCCATGCTTTCCCTCCTCTTCCACACCGTCCGGAAGAGCAGTaacaagcagcagcagactccCATCTCCACGtcccctgccgcgccgccgccaccagacgACGGCGCCAACTCGCGCCACCCACCGCCGGTGGTGCACCGTGGCCCTCTGCCACCCGCCCAGCGCGCCTCCACCCTCGTCGTCGACGTCGacgccgcgctgctgctgcgTTCCGGCGGGGGCGACGGCCTCTTCCCCTACTTCATGCTCGTCGCGCTGGAGGCCGGCGGCTTCCTGCGCGGCTTCGTCCTGCTCCTCCTctaccctctcctcctcctgatcggccttcgcagcggcgccgccgccgccgtcagggCCATGGCGGTCGTGAGCTTCTGCGGCCTccgcgcgggcgggcggttccgcgccggccgcgccgtgcTGCCCAAGTGGCTCATGGAGGACCTCGCGGCCGAGGCGTTCGAcgcgctgcgcgccgccgccggcgaggggaggGCGGCCGTGGTGGTGTGCGTCACGGCGATGCCCAGGGTCATGGTGGAGGGCTTCCTCAGGGAGTACCTCGGCGTCGaggccgtcgtcgtcgcgccGGAGATGAAGGTGATCTGGGGGTTCTACACCGGACTCATGGAGGATGCTGCCGACCacaaggtggcggcggcggcggcggaggggaaggaggtcgtgGGGTTTGCTGGGTCGCCGGACTTCCTCCAGCATCCTCTCGCACGTTGCTGCAAG GAGATCTTCTTGGTGAGCTCCGACGAGAAGTGCCGGTGGCGGCCGCTGCCGCGGGACAAGTACCCGAAGCCGATGGTGTTCCACGACGGCCGCCTCGCGTTCCGCCCGACCGCCGCCGACACGCTGGCCATGTTCGCGTGGCTGCCCCTGGGCGCCGCCCTGGGCGCGGCGCGCCtcgccgtcgcgctcgccgcgccgtaCCGCTACTCCaccccgctcctcgccgccaccggcatGTCGTGGCGGCTCAAGGGCGGCCGCCCGGCGCTCCCCGTCGGCGGCCGCGGGCAGCTCTTCGTCTGCAACCACCGCACGCTCATCGACCCCGTCTACGTCTCGGTGGCGCTGGACCGGCAGGTGCGCGCCGTCTCCTACAGCCTCAGCCGCCTGTCGGAGCTCATCTCGCCGATCGGCCGCACGGTGCGGCTGACGCGGGACCGGGCCagcgacggcgccgccatggcgcGGCTGCTGGACGGCGGCGACCTCGTCGTCGTCTGCCCCGAGGGCACCACCTGCCGGGAGCCCTACCTGCTGCGCTTCAGCCCGCTGTTCGCCGAGCTCAGCGACGACGTCGTCCCCGTCGGCATCGCCGTCGAGACCTCCATGTTCTACGCCACCACGGCGGGGGGGCTCAAGTGCTTCGACCCGCTCTACTACATGGTGAACCCCAGGATGTGCTACACCGTGCAGTTCCTCGACAAGGTGGacacgtcgccggcgaggagcggggcggcgcccagcaccgaCATGGCCAACCTCGTGCAGAGGAGGATGGGGGACGCGCTCGGCTACGGCTGCACCATGCTCACCAGGAAGGACAAGTACCTCATGCTCGCCGGCAACGACGGCGTCGTCAGATCAACGGACGAcaagtccgccgccgccggtggcggaGCAGCTGCTACGGCagggaagaagaaagacaagaGTACAGAAAAGGAAAACTAA